A segment of the Caretta caretta isolate rCarCar2 chromosome 13, rCarCar1.hap1, whole genome shotgun sequence genome:
gtggggagggggccccggttggcggggagggggcccagcagccgcggtggggagggggcccggttggcggggagggggcccagcagccgcggtggggagggggcccggttggcggggagggggcccagcagccgcggtggggagggggcccggttggcggggagggggcccagcagccgcggtggggagggggcccggttggcggggagggggcccagcagccGCGGTGGGCAGGGGGCCCCggttggcggggagggggcccagcagccGCGGTGGGCAGGGGGCCCCggttggcggggagggggcccagcagccGCGGTGGGCAGGGGGCCCCggttggcggggagggggcccagcagccGCGGTGGGCAGGGGGCCCCggttggcggggagggggcccagcagccGCGGTGGGCAGGGGGCCCCggttggcggggagggggcccagcagccGCGGTGGGCAGGGGGCCccggttggtggggagggggcccagcagccGCGGTGGGGGCGCTGCTGGGGCACAGTTGATTCGCGTGGGGGTGCAAGAAGCCTGTTGGTGATGGGTGTATGAGGAGCATGGGAGGGCCTGTGCAGGGTGGGTGGCAACAGGTGCTGGGTGACTTGGTGGGAGGTGACAGGGTAGTTAGCAGTGCCTTCTGTGTCTTGTGacaggatctgtgtgtgtgtgtgtctggctccactccgtgcatccgatgaagggagctgtagctcacgaaagctcatgctcagataaattggttagtcgctaaggtgccacaagtccttttctttttgcagagtttccatttccctctttttaTGACCCTGCTGCATCTCCTGGTTATTTTCCTGCTCTCCGCTCTGACCAGGGCCCTGTTGCATTGCTGCACCAAGAGGTCCCGTGTGGTGCTGACTTGGGCTGACTATCTCAGAAGGGCGGCTCCAACAGGTACAGTATGTACAGCCACAGAATGGAGGGCATTGCCACGgattggggagaggagagagcccTCTACTTTTCTTCCCAACACAAAAATCTTTGTTAACTTACAGATAAAATTGGTGAAGTAACTAAAATAACAAATGGTATTTTACAAGTGAGCCTCAGCTTCTGGCATGGTACCTGGGTGCTGTGGCAGAAGAGTGTGGCTATCCATTCTGGAATGGCatcatttaaatcaaattttaaaatgtaggtttTCATGCTTTAACTATGTAGATGACGACTAGTACAATCCATACAGTATGCTTTATATTCATCTTGACGATAAATATGCTTTTGGTTTTTGATGTTACAGACTTttgaattgaaaaactcagtcatAAAAACTGCCAGGGAATCCTGGTGGGTGTGGTAGCTTGGTAGGAGACATTTAGGGCAGTTGGCACCTGGTAAAATGTGAGAAGCAGCTTGGGATGTGTGATAAGCACCTTCACTGAATGGCTTCTGCTATAATGACCAGGAATTAAATAGTTCATGCAGCTGATGTTTTAATTTATCACAATTAGGTTTTGGAGCTAATATCTGTTGTAATTAAAGTGCCAGTTCACACCTGTTAGAATAATTGTTTCTGGATATCTGCAATAAGTTTACAGTCAGAACATGTTTTCAAGACTTTCCTATAGCTGTGAGGGCTATATTGAATTATTTCATGAAAATTGAAATGCTGGAGCATGATTCAGccttgtcatggagtccctgggcgatgctctggaactgctccccatgaagccagtcaggactctggggaagtttcctttctgtgagcagcctgtcttcaggacacacagctttcaccttcctgggtctgacctcagagcattcagcatcctctgcacctccgggcgcttcccacagccagtccgcccaggcgggctcctggggaagccagagggtcctgccccccaacttcgcagtcagacgtgactctcagccagccagtaaaacagaaggtttattagacgacaggaacatggtctaaaacagagcttgtaggtgcagagaaccggacccctcagctgggtccattttgggggcagtgagccagacaaccacttctgcacttcactccatgtcccagccagccccaaactgaaactctctccagccccccttcctctgggctttcccctttccctggccaggaggtcacctgatttctttgttctccatccctttagctctcacctcacaggggggaagggcccaggccatctgttgccaggaaacagggtgtcggccattctctgtgtctagacccctgcacacagctgccctctagggctctgcaatgatcatacacccttaccccaccccctagatacttaagaactgcgtagggggaactgaggcacccccacactattcagaggaaacattaagaacaatcccacttcgtcacaagcctcacctcagtccctggaaaaatcatggagcaggtcctcaaggaatcaattctgaagcacttagaggagaggaaagtgatcaggaacagtcagcatggattcaccaagggcaagccaggcctgactaatctaactgccttctatgacaggataactggctctgtggatgaggggaaaacagtggacgtgttgttctttgacttttgcaaagcttttgacacggtctcccacagtattcttactagcaagttaaagaagtatgggctggatgaatggactataaggtggatagaaagctggctagattgtcggggtcaacgggtagtgatcaatggctccatgtctagttggcagccggtatcaagtggagtgccccaagggtcggtcctggggccggttttgttcaatttcttcattaacgatctggaggatggtgtggattgcaccctcagcaagtttgcagatgacactaaactgggacgaGTGGTTGATATGCTGGTGGGTAGGGATGGGATActgagggccctagacaaataggaggattgggccaaaagaaatctgatgaggttcaacaaggacaagtgcagagtcctgcacttaggacgaaagaatcccatgcactgctacagactagggaccaaatggctaggcagcagttctacagaaaaggacctaggggtgacagtggacgagaagctggatatgagtcaacagtgtgccgttgttaccgagaaggtcaatggcattttgggctgtataagtaggggcattgccagcagatcaaggaacgtgatcattcccctctatttgacattggtgaggcctcatctggagtacttgtgtccagttttgggccccacactacaagaaggatgtggaaaaattggaaaacgtctagcgaagggcaaccaaaatgattaggggactggaacacatgacttgtgaggagaggctgagggaactgagattgtttagtctgcagaagagaagaatgaggagggatttgatagctgctttcaacgacctgaaagggggttccaaagaggatggctctagactgttctcagttgtagcagatgacagaacaaggagtaatggtctcaagttgcagtgggggaggtttaggttggatattaggagaaactttttcactaggaggatggtgaaacactggaatgcgttacctagggaggtggtggaatctccttccttagaagtttttaaggtcaggcttgacaaagccctgtctgggatgatttagttggggatttgtcctggtttgagcagggggttggattcgatgacctcctgaggtcccttccaaccctgatattctatgattcagcaggAAGGAATAGATTCTGTGGCTGCAgaatggagaggaccctggataTATCCTTCAAACACGTACCTACAGCTTAACATTAAAAAGACTTGAAGTGACCAGTTAAGACAATTTACAGCAGTATTCTGCAATGCTGACCGTTAGTGTATTTCATTAACCATGATACAGAGATGTGGAAATTCACTTAATTGGCCTTATCTTTCATCTTAATTTCATACTTGCCATCTGTAATAGAGACAATTAGTGTACATTGTCCAAGTTATGCCTATGTTTTTATTGAAGGACTTGCATGTTAATATACAAACTGTAGAGTCATAAACTATTTGTGGAAATTATTTTTCTGGGTCACTCCCAGTCCTTTAAGATGAGTGAAATATTTACACTAGTTATGTCAACAAGTTTTAGTCAAGAGGGTTTTTTGGgtgggaattttatttttatttatttattatttattttatttatttatttattggccaTCGTGATGCACAAATTCGTAATGCTTAGGCTCAGCTGCTGCAATTTTCTATATATAGAAGTAAAGGCATATGGCCTGATAAATGTCCAGCTAGTTCAGAACACAGCACCTTTCCTACTCAGCTGCACAGGTTTCTGGCAACACAGGTTTGATCTTTTCTGCACTGGCTCTCCTCTGAACAGAGTCTGGTCCATGGTCACTGTCGTGACTTACAGAACCCTGCAGGAAACCTGCCCTGGTTCCTTGAGAGACCGTCTCCCTCCTTATGTGACCACATCCTCCCTCTTTCCTGTGTTCCACAGAAGCAATACAATTGTTGGCCACAGAGGGAGGTTCATGGATGGGGCCCAGGACCTTCACAGGAGTCATACCTAGATGAGAGACTATCCTGCCAAATGAAATCAGACTGACCACTACATTGGTGCATTCAGATCTAAACGCAGAATCCTCCCTTCACTCCAGCTTCCATTTAGTAGCCCCTCACTCTCACCCTGCTAAATTctgaaaaggtttaaaaaaatgcgGACCCTCAATGCTCCTAAACACAGGGAATGGAGAGATCATTGTTAGAACTCTTACTCATGGGAAGCACTCAGATATTAAAGTGATGTGCACTAATCAAAGAATAGGCTTGAGAGAAAAATACAAGGACCCATTAATGTTTTCATCAGGTTGACCTAGGAGACTCTGTCTAGGCACATTGAGTTGTCTGGGGCAGCAGGGCATGCTTGGCAACACATTCTGATTTGGTGAAAGGACGTTAATGCCGAGGGGTTCTTGTTTCTTTAGCATTGTCGACTGCCTTGGACATTGGGTTGAGCAATTGGAGCTTCCTGTACATCACAGTATCCCTGTAAGTAGCAGCCCCATATCCACCCTGGGAGACATGAGTAGTGGGTTTGGTGAGTGCTCTTGCAGAGCCAGGCAGCGGGTCCAGGCCTGAGCTCCAGGCCTTATAGGGGCGATCTTCAGGTTCCAGACCTGTGGAGATGGATATtggtttggggctgggtggtcTGGCTTCCCAAGGTGTTGTGTTGGGAAGTGCCACATGATGCTGGAGAATGATTGattgtgttttggccttcacagctaCACAATGACAAAATCCTCTGCTATCCTCTTCATCCTGCTCTTCTCCCTGATCTTCAAACTGGAGGAGCTGGTAAGGGCTCTAGTGTTATGAGCTCCTTGGGGAGGCAGCTGGTCAGGGCTCAAGGTGTGGGGATGGGTGTAGGTGAGGGCCTGGATTctgagatggagggagggaggaaggggaccATGAGGGGAAGCAGCTGCCTGATTAATGGGTCTGGAAGAGATGAGCAACTTGTCCTTATGCagcctttggggggggggagggatagcccagtggtttgagcattggcctgctaaacccagggttgtgagttcaatccttgagggggccatttagggatctggggcaaaaattggggattggtcctgctttgagcagggggttggactagatgaaatgcaccgctacagactaggggccgaatggctaggcagcagttctgcggaaaaggacctaggggtgacagtggatgagaagctggatatgagtcagcagtgtgcccttgttgccaagaaggccaatggcattttgggatgtataagtaggggcatagcgagcagatcgagggacgtgatcgttcccctctattcgacattggtgaggcctcatctggagtactgtgtccagttttgggccccacacttcaagaaggatgtggaaaaattggagagagtccagcgaagggcaacaaaaatgattaggggtctagaacacatgacttatgaggagaggctgagggagctgggattgtttagtctgcagaagagaagaatgaggggggatttgatagctgttttcaactacctgaaagggggttccaaagaggatggctctagactgttctcaatggtagcagatgacagaacgaggagtaatggtctcaagttgcagtgggggaggtttagattggatattaggaaaaactttttcactaggaggatggtgaaacactggaatgcgttacctagggaggtggtagaatctccttccttagaggtttttaaggtcaggcttgacaaagccctggctgggatgatttaactgggaattggtcctgcttcgagcagggggttggactagatgaccttctggggtcccttccaaccctgatattctatgattctatgattcttggaaGCCTCCATGGTGACGTTATGTTTGTTCTCGCTCAGAGGATGGTGCTGGTGCTGGTGGTTCTGCTCATTGCTGGGGGGCTCTTCATGTTCACGTACGAGTCCACACAGTTCAACATGGAGGGGTTTGCGCTGGTGCTGGGTGCCTCCTTCCTTGGGGGCATTCGCTGGACTCTCACCCAGATGCTAATGCAGAAGGCTGAGTTGGGTACGTTGGGAGGCAGGGCATGGAGGGGTAGTAGCATCCCTAGTGCAAGGAGAGGGAACGGGGAGgtggcagcccctgggccaggggAGGAAATGGGGATGTGGGGGTGTGGCAGCCCCCGGGGCGGGAGGCAGAAGCTGTCATTGGGATAGGGTGTTTGCCCTAGGAACAGAGTCAGTAAAGGCTTCTTTATGGGCTGCCTCTTCACCCAAATTTTGCTGACAGGTCTGCCCCAACTCTCCTCCCACAGGGCTTCAGAATCCTATTGACACCATGTTCCACCTGCAGCCTCTTATGTTCCTggggctcttccctctctttgctgTGTTTGAGGGTGAGTTGGCTGGTGACAGGAGGGGCTCTttctgggggctgctgggggatcACTAGGCAGTTTGCTGCAATGGAGATGAACTGTATAGACAAGGGAACAACTTCCTGAATTTGCAAACTAGGTAGGTGTTAAAGCAGCTAAACCTGAAACATTACTgatccccttcctggtcttccttGAGGGGACCCACTTTAGGTTTAGGGCTTCTCAGGTGGAGACCCATGCTGCTCTCCCAACAGACCGAGGGTTTGGGCTTGCAGTTCCTCTGCATCTCGCTATGCCAATTGCCAGCCAGCcttcacaaaacaaaatacattttattcttAGGGCAAAAGTATtagagaaaaaacacacacaaatataaaccTAACCTGCATGCAttctaaaagcttaccagaggtcaccccccAGCTCCAGCATAGGCCTGTCAAAGGTGTCAGTCTTTCACACCTCTTGGCTGGGTTTGCTCTCCTGGTTGCCAGTTCATGtcagaaagaaaaggattacttgtggcaccttagagactaaccagtttatttgagcataagct
Coding sequences within it:
- the SLC35H1 gene encoding solute carrier family 35 member C2 isoform X1; its protein translation is MGRRPGGAVLGQAALTLGLVLLYYCFSIGITFYNQWLMRSFHFPLFMTLLHLLVIFLLSALTRALLHCCTKRSRVVLTWADYLRRAAPTALSTALDIGLSNWSFLYITVSLYTMTKSSAILFILLFSLIFKLEELRMVLVLVVLLIAGGLFMFTYESTQFNMEGFALVLGASFLGGIRWTLTQMLMQKAELGLQNPIDTMFHLQPLMFLGLFPLFAVFEGLPLSTSEKLFRFHEAGLLLSVVGKLSLGGFLAFGLGFSEFLLVSRTSSLTLSIAGIFKEICTLLLATHLLGDHLNLLNWVGFAVCLSGISLHVTFKAFSSKGEKESKLHKGTSSSPDLELLLRRSEAEEEEEEVGTELQH